The following DNA comes from Labrus mixtus chromosome 8, fLabMix1.1, whole genome shotgun sequence.
TCAGCCTAGCTAACATACCTTATTGGTAACATACTGTAAAATGTAATATGTTATATGTATCTGACCCAGCACTACATACACACCATTAAATGCTGTTTGATACTGCTGTAAACTTGTAGATTTTAAATACATCAAACTAGAGAGCATTGTTTCAGTAATGTTAGCTAAAATGCCAAATGTTGTTAGCTAGGTTAGTGAAGTCAGATGTTTTCAAGCTTAACTGCAGTAAATGTCTGAAACAGACATGGGGTAGCCTAAAGTCCTGTAACATTTACACGTATATTGTAAGTTAGctagttattttattttatttagcatTACATCATCTTACACATCTTTCACTCATAAACTTCGCTCTTAAATTCTACAATAACAAagatttgaatatattttcaagATTAATCAGAAAGTAATGTTACTTTGAAGCTAGCCAGTtataaaacaagacaagacacatgtaacctttatttaaccaggaacaactctttttcaagagtgtccataccaagacaggcagcagcacaatttacagagtttcacacaaacaaggaagccaaacatacaaatagaaaaaatacatttttattagacATTCAGACACAAATAATAAATTTAAACATCAAATGCTTGTCAAAATCATCCAAAAACACATGagggagaacatctacagccagatgtgtctgcCTCCAAATCATTAACATCCTTTTAAAATCATCCATCAAGACCGGATTATTAAATTACTGATCTTATTGCAACTCGTTCCaagtaaagggagcagcaaacttaCACACCCTTTCccccagttcagttctgacttttgggacagacagaaagaaaagagccTTGGATCGAAGTCCCTGTACTCTTCTGATATGAAGGTCAGAAGGTAAGAAGTATCCCTAAAGTCTGCCTATGGTCAAAGATGTCAATCCAACATGTTCATACAACGAACAGTGATGAGTAAGGGATTTAAAATGAGTGATGAACCTCAGAGCTCCCTGATACACAGAGTCCAGAGCTTGTAAGCTTTGTGAGGAGGCTTATATCATGCATTACAAATTTAGTACTGCATGGGATCAGATTATTGAACTAATGATTTGCTGGATTTTTGATATACTTTGGGTGCATTTgttgaaaaataattttaaatattttagacCATAATCATATTGATCATTgtatgtttttgtctctttaaaggGTGATTTGAAGTTAATGTggagaaaacaacaattttCCACCTTTAACTCGAAATAAAGCCACATGAAGGTGACAAAGTTATTCTTGTATCTCATCCCTGTGACTTTGCAGTGCTGAACCTGACTCTCATCGACCTGCCGGGGATCACCAAGGTGCCGGTTGGAGACCAGCCTGTGGACATCGAGCAGCAGATCAAGGAAATGATCATGCAGTTCATCACCAGAGAGAGCTGCTTGATTTTGGCTGTCACTCCAGCAAACACTGACCTGGCCAACTCTGATGCCTTGAAACTGTCCAAGGATGTGGATCCACAGGGTGAGGAAAGAGCATGGAGATGATGGAAAAGATATTTAGAGTAATATAAGCTGTAGGACAGACGAGGAataaggaaaggaaggaaaggaagctCTGATAAGGTGGCCATGTGCTCAGGGAGTGTAACCTGAAGCAGATGCGGGGATGGTGCAAAGTGTCTGTCCTTGTCTGATGACTCAACTAAATGTGGACACATAATTTCCCTATATGGATCAATCAGTTATCTTATAACTTGTTAGTAATAAGGGGataggagagggggggggggggggggggggggggcatggggaggacatttaaaataaagaaaggaacAAAAGGACAGAACAAGGAAATCTGACAGAGTTGGCTGGAATTCAAGAAACATAGAGAAGATGAAGATAAGGAAAAAGAGACTCCTGAAGTGGGATACTGAGCAAGGTCAAGGAAGGAGAACGGcatcaaattattttaatacCCACATAGTTTGACCctcagacaggagaggaggacagaggagaggagaagaggaggaaatagCTAAGAAGCAGAGTCCTCGGACGCAGTGACCTTGTGGGAGAGATGAATAATAtcagacaaggagagagagagagaggtggaagaATTTAAAAGGGAGCATAAAGAGGAAGGATGCTAATAGCTAAAGATGCTAAAGGAGAATTAAGATGCAGATGAACTGTAGAATTGAAGAGCTGGTTAACATAACATTAAACTAACAGGCGCTCAAAGACTGAAAAATATTCAGGGTAATCCATTTTTTAGGTTCAGGATCAGTTTTTATGTTGTTCCATTTAGACAGTGAAGATACACTGAAAGCTGTCTTTTACAATCCAGTTCTGACCTCGGGAACAACAAAGTGCCACATTTGTAGAGGCCAATATTTTGATTTATATCCTTGAAGATTAAGAGCGAGGATTCGTAGCAGAGAATTTACCCAGAATGGCTTTGTCtgataaaatgtttgtgtgtactgaaAGAGGGAGATTTAAATTTATCACATTACACTTGGCATACAATAAGCAGAGGTATTCAAATTCAGCACATCAATGTAATTAAGAACAGGTAAACAGTTTGACTCAAAGAGATTCTCTTTTCAGCTGATAAGAAACGCGAGCCTTGTTTCCTAtgataaaatcataaaaaaataccTTCAGCTTGTTGGTAAAATAGTGGCTGTAACCCTTAGAATACAATTGATAATCAATTTGAAAACTTCAGTAttaaaaaacatagaaacaatcttaaatatctttaaaatctcaaattagAATTTCTCTGTGATGGTGCTTTTGAAACTGCTTCTTGAAGGGGTAAACAACATAAATGTCATTGATGTATTAAGAAGGAGTTAAAAGCTGTTCTTGTAAACTATTAAATGCACACTGAAGATGTTGCAAAGCAGTAAATGACTGCGTCATATCAACTCTTCCTCCTTCCCAACTCTTTTTGCTGCCTTCTTTAGGTCTACGAACTATTGGAGTGATCACCAAACTGGATTTAATGGACGAGGGAACAGATGCACGAGATGTGCTGGAGAACAAGCTGCTGCCACTGcgaagaggtgtgtgtgtgtgtgttttaaacattattcTGCTACTCTCATTCACTATAAAATTCTCTCCCTGTGTTCATAGTCACAGTTTGTAATAACCCTGGCCTTCTACCTTCTTTCAATTCCATCCTCTGTTTATCCAGCCCCAAACTATCGCTGCCTTTCTCTCCTGGGATTGTGATTTGTTACGTGTCTCAAATGTGTGTCCCTGTTTGTTTATTCATCCTCAGGTTATATTGGAGTGGTGAATCGCAGTCAGAAGGACATAGACGGGAAGAAAGACATCAAGGCCGCCCTGGAGGCTGAGAGGAAGTTCTTCTTTTCCCACCCGTCGTACAGGCACATGGCTGACAAAATGGGCACCCCGCGCCTGCAGAGAGTGCTCAATGAGGTGATCATAGATTTTCTCCCGGAGCTTTCCGACAGAGCACTTTACATGATTAATAAGagagcagcctttttttttttttaaccacttctGTTGTACTGAACATCAGTGTGGGTGATACAAGACTGTCAGTAGGTGGAACATGCTCTCACTGTTTCTGGTTCAGCTCCTAATAATTTATGATTTCACACTTTCTGTTAGTGTACTattgttctgtttgtctttgaagCAAAAGTCTTAGATTTTAAATATCTGTGCTGCTAGAGTACCCATAGTGTAATCTTCTTATTGATGCTCCTGTGTGattgtattttgtttcattttgctgGCTTTGTGTCTTTAACTGTAGCAACTGACCAACCACATCCGGGACACCCTGCCAGCTTTCCGCAGTAAGCTGCAGTCCCAGCTGTTGGCTCTGGACAAGGAGGCCGAGGAATACCGGGGATACCGACCTGATGACCCGTCACGCAAAaccaaacagctgctgcagtcaGTAGTCCGTTTTTCTCACAAGAGCTTTTTacattccttcttttttttttcaggaaaaaaaaccatGGCATTTAGATATCAGAGGTCATATGAGGTCTtgcatttgtcatttttatttgtttcaggaTGGTGCAGCAGTTCTCTGTGGACTTTGAGAAAAGGATTGAGGGTTCAGGGGATCAGGTGGACACAGTGGAGCTGTCTGGTGGAGCAAAAATCAACCGCATCTTCCATGAGCGTTTCCCCTTTGAGCTGGTCAAGGTGATATATCAGACATGAAGAAGACAAAGCAAGAGGCTGCAGTGCATTTATTTGACtggtttcacacacaaatatctcTTTTCTTAAGATTCTCTTAGATCACCTTTAACATCCTCTAATGGCAgagtattttttctccctttttcttgTAATTATGCTTTTTAATGTCTGTCAAGCTATCTCTGATCAGGCTGTTGCTCGTCTTTTTTAGTTTTACACTTTACCCTCTTTTTTaactcctcctcttttcccccCAGATGGAGTGTGATGAGAAGGAGATGCGCCGTGAGATCAGCTATGCTATCAAGAACATCCACGGTATCAGGTAGGAATCTGTCTGACTGAAGTCaactcatttttaaatctcCCAATGTTTCAATGGACGTCACACGATTCCTCCAAATATACTGACAAGTGATGTGAGCTCTATTGTGTTACTCTTTGTTAGTATTGTACAGGTAGAAATACATGTAATAACAAGTTAATGAAATACATATGTTTGAATTTTGTGCATGGCTTGGATTGGGATTGTTGAAAAAAGGGAGAGGCATGTTATCCTTCATGTTTAGCTTTTCCAACCTTTCttggagttttctttttttttgttcactttcaGAGAGCCATCGTACCTTAACAATGCCCACATTATAGCCTAGATTTCCTGAAAAAGAAATACCTGGAACAATATATGCCATAATGATTTTTTATATCACATCAATGTGGTTGAAATTGCAGCACTGACACGTTTATGTTCAACCACAAATTGTTTGCAGTGAAAGTCTATGGTTGCTACTTATAAAATCTGAACACAGATgaacatatatactgtattacCAAAGGAAAATACAAATGATTAGTTTTGTCCCCCTCCTCTTGCTGTAATTCAGGACTGGACTGTTCACCCCCGACATGGCGTTCGAGGCTATTGTGAAGAAGCAGATCATGAAGCTGAAGGGACCCTGCGTCAAGTGTGTGGACATGGTCATCCAGGAACTGATTAACGTCGTACGCCAGTGCTCCAACAAGGTAACCCATGTGAATAATGACTGTTTGGAAGTTTAAAGAGAGGATAGAGGTCATACAGAAGGATAGTCGACAGTTCATGGACAAAAGAAAGATGTATCAATTGATACATTATTAAAAGAACTGAAACAACAGGCAGAATTTTTtctaaagatttttttcttgggcttttaacctttatttagaCAGGATTGGGAAatcgggagagagagtggggaatgacatgcgggaaaggagccacatgttggacTTGAACCGGGGTCGCCCActttagcctccgtacatggggccagatctaaccactaggctatctgtGCCCCacactgtgttgttttatgtaaaaaaaatatgcaaatgttgtCCGGACAAAAATGTCTTCCAATTTATGCAAAAGGTTTGTGGGCTCTTACATTCAGCGTCTTCAAATCTTATTACAAGGTACTTAATAGGACAACAGATGCATCAGCTAGGAAAGCAGTTACATTTTGAGCCAGTCGCCCCAAGAGGACAGGTTTGAATTCTTAATATAATAAAGCCTGTAGAATATATTTTagtccctttttttcttttttatacttctgttatacttaaaaaaatatgaaaaaatagaAACTCTGTAAAGCAATAAAACcaaatataataaaacaattGTTGTTATGTAGTTCaaataaaggttatttttagtttttctttattgttacatttgatttatcATGTATAATCAAAGATaatctttgtgttgtgttctcaGCTGGAGAGCTTCCCCATGCTGCGTGAGGAAACTGAAAGAATTGTGACATCTCACAtccgagacagagagagtcggGCCAAAGACCAGGTGAATAGCTTACAATTTATTTATGActgacagtctcacacacacacatgcatggcaAACGCTGTTATCCAGTATAACTGAGAGATCTACTtccatttctgtctttgtgttgtggaaTTTAAAGATTCATTTGCATGGGTCATTGTTACTTACATTCATACACTGTTTAACACAATGTATGGGAAGACATATCTCGTCTTTATGGCTAATGTTTCAAGAAGAGCAATGCTACTATCATGTCTGGTTAGATTAGCTTAGCACTAAGACTGGAAGCAGAGGGGAACAGCGAGCCTAGCTTTTTCAAGACGTCACAAAATCCACTTATTAGTGACCTCTAAATCTCACATATTTTATATGTCATCAGTTTCATAATGACGTGTGTTGCTTTTATGCACTGACAGACACAAACTAGCTGTTCTCTGTGGCTTCCTGTCTTTATGCTAATAAGCTAACAATCCACAAACAGTTAAGCATACAAATATGACACTTGATATAAAGCTTTGAATCCAACTCTCACAAGTAAAACGAATAGAAATGCTTTCCTTAAAAACCTCctatattgttttcttttatggATGAGTTCAACTCGCTTcatgttattgttcttttttcattcCAGGTTCTGCTGTTGATAGACATCGAGCTCTCTTACATCAACACCAACCACGAAGACTTCATTGGCTTTGCAAAGTAAGTTGTCTGTCTGTTAGCTTCCTTTTAAAGTGATGAAttatttatgaatgaaaatgtcaggccggttgaaaaaaaaacaaacatgtttataatataTTCTGTAACTCCTGTTAAccttttttctcccctcacCCCGTCTCTCCTGtcgtctctgtgttgttgtttgtctcttgCAGTGCGCAGCAGAGGAGCAGCCAGACTAATAAGAGCCAGAGTTCAGCAACGAATCAGGTGAGCATTTGCCGCGTCTTGTCGGTCATAAACGAACACGGAGCACAAGGTCGAGGGAAGAGAGCACAGCCACACAGCATCAGGACTGCTACTGCAGAGAGAATACAGATAGAGAGATTCTTAAATGAAAGACAAACTTTCATTTCAGTAAATCTTTTGCTTTCGACACATTTGATCTTATTTACATGTGAGATTTTGttatgattttatattttagtcATGCATGCTGTATGATGTTTAGTTCCAGCACCAGTGTTGTACTGTGGTCTGTTTGCTTCTTTGGTTTTTATATGTTTATCTCCGTCAAAGAATCACATCGGGTTCTATTACTTTTTCCTCCATCATCACTGGTGTTTGTTGTTGAGACCTCTCCCTTTCTTTGAACCCCTTCCTGTGTCATCAAGGTGCCACTTTGCATTTCATCCCCATCCCTTAGTGAGAATCTCAGATGCCCTCTTATGGGCGACTGTTGGTGAGTATCTCTCATTATGGGTCATGGTTTGCAATGTCGTTTCTGCCTGCAGTAACACTTCTGCCCATTGTGTGGTGCTCTCTCCAGCACTGATGCGTAACAACCTGTCAGTGTCTCCCTTTCCACTCTTGACAggccatgagtgtgtgtgagctgatttttttttttttgcaggggcTTTTTCTTTATCATAAGCTGCACTagaaaaaaactgacatttttgtAGCACCACAAGGTTTCTAAACGAGCCACATTCCTTCCTGTTGCAGGCCTCCTCTCCTCCCGCATCAGGTCTTATTGTAAGAGTTTACTATCTAACCGTTTACTCTCTAACAACACCCTCCACCTACAGTACCAAAGTCTGCAGACTACAAGGGGTTGCCATCCAGACAAAcggaaattaaacattttgcagTAAAACAATCATGCCAAAGAGTAAAATTTGCAGAATAATGAGTCCTTTCAGAACCCAAATATCTCTCGTATTTGTGTCGCTGACAGAAAGGCTTTTGTAATGGTTTGGGTAACCTCCTTAGTGAGTCTTAGGCGATGCAAGACTGACAGTAATCTAACCTAATGATCACTTGGCACTGTGCCCTCAGGCTTGTTTATGTAGGGCCTTTAGGGTTAATACACTTAACacggcagacacacacatgctctatATCGTGTGCTTGAAGCACTTAACACAATGGTTGCCTAGAACTAACACGGCTCCCTGCATGAgactgcactcacacacagtcacatgctCGGCTCTGAGTGagtcacagagacacacctaacctgaccttcacacacacacatttcatcccAGTTCAAGCATCACACATGatgtgttgtttatgttgtttcaGAGGCGGgtgagttcttttttttgtttttcaaaagattACAGTTGAAGAGCTCCTGTTATCTCCATGTTTTTCGGGGGGTGTaaaggttttctttttgtactttAATAACTCTTTTTATATACAGCTGCTATTTCTGACTTTCTGACCTTACCGTCCCCTCAGGTCATACGCAAAGGCTGGCTGACCATcaacaacatcagcatcatgAAGGGAGGAGCCAAAGAGTACTGGTTCGTGCTGACTGCTGAAAGCCTCTCCTGGTTCAAGGATGATGAGGTGATTGTCAAGCAGCTTTAACCCACTGATTTTTAAATATGCTTGTTGTTATCTTAAAGCTCATTGTTTTGTTAAGCAGCCAGCACTGTTGTTGTCCAAATTAATTTCCTTTATAATTTTGGCCGGCTATTTTGTCTGAAAACAATCACTCCATTTCCTGCTCAGGCTCAGCaccaaacagcagacagacaaaacGTTTTCAGCTTCAGCACAAGTATTAAGATGCTAAAACACGTTTTTCCTGAAGTCAGACAGTTTGGGAATTTTTGCACGATTTTAATTCATTCTTAAGACAATAATCCTCGGGTAATTCAGTATTCAAGTCTTCATGGTgggtaaataaatattttatttaaaaaaagttgaaacacaTGAAAATTATTCTTTATAAACTTGATTTTTATCTAATTGACTTCCTTTTGAATtagcaaaaaaagacaaataaaccaAGGCGGATGGGTCCCATGTACCTAACAATAACTTAATGCATACTAATGTTGGATAAATAACTCAGATCTGGAAGATgttctttaattttcttttattattttgtcttcAATAACACATTAGAAAGATTCACATGTCTGTTTTAGCACAAAACTCTGCATGCACAGGATGCAGTTTTTGCTCCGTCGTGTTTGGTGGGCTGATGTCTATCTGCCTGTCTGTGCCTGCTGTACAGGTTGGAGGATATTCTGCACAGCAAGTGTAGATAGGCAGACACACTGCAACTCCTTCTGCCAGTCGGCCGTTTGTTGCGgccttgttgtttgtttattgggCATTGTTTAGTCTCTTTGTCAGGGTGCAGTACCAAGAGAACGACACAGACTTCTCTATAGCTTAGATTTTAGAAGTAGATTTTTACACGTTACCACTTTTATTCAGGctgcttaaatgtttttttgaaagtagTTAAGCTGTGTTGAACATTTAATTAACTCtatatgtgagagagagagtttgtaaTCCATTCGTTCTCTccattcatcttttcttttgtctccaaAGCTCCTCTTCTGCTCTCCCCACCTCTTTCCACTGGGAGTTCAGGCATTTGCTGCTTCTTTTGCAAATTTGGAACAGTCCAAATCCCTTCCAAATGTTATCGCACAGACAGAAATGTATGAAAGCACACTCAGGCCTCAGACAGCACATGGGGCCGCACAGCTCTGAGTCTACAGATTGTCATTTGATACGTCAGTGTGGTAATATGGGAAATTATAGACTCCGCTGGatcgtctgtgtgtttctgtttttacactcccTGAACTTTCTATAgtcacatacatgcacacgcgggaacacatgcacgcacacatccTCCTGCCTCTGTTGGTGTGGTTGGCAAGTTACTTTGGAACTGCTCGCATACTTGGCAGGAAAAACGCAAGTTTTTAATCCAAACATCAGCCTGTAATGTTTAAGCAGAAAGAAACCCCTCCATAAAGTGCCCCCTCCAtaaagtgccccccccccccaaaccggCTTCACTGTGCacaatattctgcctgcagcAGTGGAAACGTTGCACTTCCTCTCTTTGACTTTTCATAATTTTAGCACAGACCAGCAACACAAAAtttgtttctacatttattCTGTTTGCACCTTCTGAGAAACACTTTAACTTCCctctttttgcagtttttttttaaaacaccacAGCAATCTATCATACACCAGCTTCCTTTGCCTAAAGTCTTCCAAGTTAATTTTGGCCACCCACTGAAAGAACTTCACTGGAGTTGTCTGACTGTATTTTCAAACTGCACTTGATTGATTGGCCCTGGTTCCTCTGGCCTGTGCTAGATGCTTTGCAGCCACAGtcgctcctccccctcttctagTGGACCACATCTTCATCAGAGCACCAGGCCAGCAGCCTGCACACTTACTCATTCATGCTATAAATTATGTGAGCACTCTATTCTCTGCGGTTTGGCTTTAAATATTATACCATTCTGGCTGAAAACTGGCTGAAACTTTTCACAGCAAAGTTGTCAAATGTGCCGTTAGTGTTGAAATGGGTGATGTATGTTTATTccaaaaagaagtgaaaagtaAGTGATGAGTGTTAGAATGCACTTAGGACAAAATACAAATGATTATCACATAGAGAGgataaatagattaaaaacaaagcaaagggTGAGAAgggagatgcaaaaaaaaaaaaaaaaatcacatcttgGAGACTTGAAATaccaacagagagacagagagagccaCACAGAAAGAAGAGCTGACAGAAGATGGTCCATGCCCAGTCTAACCAATGTGCAGACTACTGTACACCAGTATGACAATGAACAGGTAGTCTGAACACTGGGTGGACGGAGCCGGAGTTAAGAGTCAGGCCTTGTGTGCGGTTTTCTGCCCTTCCAGATGCTCGCGCCTCTTGTCGTCTGTGGCCT
Coding sequences within:
- the dnm3b gene encoding dynamin-3 encodes the protein MGNRGMEDLIPLVNKLQDAFSYIGQACNLDLPQIAVVGGQSAGKSSVLENFVGRDFLPRGSGIVTRRPLVLQLISATAEWAEFLHCKGKKFTDFDEVRQEIEAETDRITGANKGISPVPINLRVYSPHVLNLTLIDLPGITKVPVGDQPVDIEQQIKEMIMQFITRESCLILAVTPANTDLANSDALKLSKDVDPQGLRTIGVITKLDLMDEGTDARDVLENKLLPLRRGYIGVVNRSQKDIDGKKDIKAALEAERKFFFSHPSYRHMADKMGTPRLQRVLNEQLTNHIRDTLPAFRSKLQSQLLALDKEAEEYRGYRPDDPSRKTKQLLQMVQQFSVDFEKRIEGSGDQVDTVELSGGAKINRIFHERFPFELVKMECDEKEMRREISYAIKNIHGIRTGLFTPDMAFEAIVKKQIMKLKGPCVKCVDMVIQELINVVRQCSNKLESFPMLREETERIVTSHIRDRESRAKDQVLLLIDIELSYINTNHEDFIGFANAQQRSSQTNKSQSSATNQVIRKGWLTINNISIMKGGAKEYWFVLTAESLSWFKDDEEKEKKYMLPLDNLKVRDVEKSFMSSKHIFCIFNTESRNVYKDNRTLELACDSQEDVDSWKSSLLRAGVYPEKTTTVESETTTTSDNFSMDPQLERKVETIRNLVDSYMAIVNKCTRDLIPKTIMHLMIINVKDFINAELLAQLYSTGDQNTLMDESQEQAQRRDEVLRTHQALKEALSIIGDISTSTITTPMPPPVDTSWMGPGGNRRSPPPSPTAPRRMSSGQRPGPRGAPPPPNRPGPLGPFNNSADSPQAPSRPNRAPPSIPSRRPPPSPTRQAPP